The Candidatus Eisenbacteria bacterium genome includes a window with the following:
- a CDS encoding DUF72 domain-containing protein produces MSAIVRLGTQGWSQRDWVGTFFPPGSKQEHYLPFYAQVFDTVELDTTFYHPPRASVVRSWARHTPSTFRFTAKVPQRITHEARLSNIAEHLVAFVASLEPLGERRGPLLVQLPAEFTRDKGSHGVLARFLAAAPQDARLAVEFRHASWHREEVFDLLRKHRVAFAWTEWRSLPRVTQVTADFLYLRWIGNRADLDRFNEVQIDRADSFASWQADLERVLPQVREVYGYFNNHWAGHSPSSANEMKRRLGLEPIDWKSLWPQRELF; encoded by the coding sequence GTGAGCGCGATCGTCCGGCTCGGTACCCAGGGCTGGTCGCAGCGCGACTGGGTCGGGACGTTCTTCCCGCCGGGCTCCAAGCAGGAGCACTACCTGCCGTTCTATGCGCAGGTGTTCGACACCGTGGAACTCGACACCACGTTCTACCATCCGCCGCGCGCCTCGGTGGTGCGGTCGTGGGCGCGCCACACGCCGTCGACGTTCCGGTTCACCGCCAAGGTGCCGCAGCGCATCACCCACGAAGCGCGGCTCTCGAACATCGCCGAGCATCTGGTCGCGTTCGTCGCGTCACTCGAACCACTCGGTGAACGCCGCGGCCCGCTGCTCGTTCAGCTGCCCGCCGAGTTCACGCGCGACAAGGGCAGTCACGGCGTGCTGGCGCGCTTCCTCGCCGCGGCCCCGCAGGACGCTCGGCTCGCAGTCGAGTTCCGGCATGCCTCGTGGCATCGCGAAGAGGTGTTCGATTTGCTACGCAAGCACCGCGTCGCGTTCGCGTGGACCGAGTGGCGATCGCTGCCGCGCGTCACCCAGGTGACCGCCGACTTCCTCTACCTGCGCTGGATCGGGAATCGCGCGGATCTGGATCGCTTCAACGAAGTCCAGATCGATCGCGCCGACTCGTTCGCGTCGTGGCAGGCCGACCTCGAGCGCGTGCTTCCGCAGGTGCGCGAGGTGTACGGCTACTTCAACAACCACTGGGCCGGGCACTCGCCCTCGAGCGCCAACGAGATGAAGCGCCGTCTGGGTCTCGAGCCGATCGACTGGAAGTCGCTGTGGCCGCAGCGGGAGTTGTTCTAG
- a CDS encoding citrate synthase/methylcitrate synthase, with translation MSGGAGGLDGVVAAQTALSHVDGQAGQLIIGGYSVEELAGHASFEEAAHLLWRGHLPNPAELATLNRELTTLRELPAIALSVLRSAVAAPPIDALRMAVATLSLDVVDPNDISPAADYAQAKMLAARCPTLVAAHLRMAAGKEPIRPREDLGLAANFLYMVHGREPDAIAARALDTYWATVMDHGMNASTFTARVIASTRSDMTSAVTGAIGALKGPLHGGAPGPVLGMLVEIGSAENAEPWLEKELAEGRRLMGFGHRVYKVRDPRAEVLSKVADGMAAAKLEDRKLFDLARHVEHTALRVLDRHKPGRNLRTNVEFYTALVLQSLGLPPNAFVAMFACGRVAGWCAHVIEQHALDRLIRPQSEYVGPRGLTIRR, from the coding sequence ATGAGTGGCGGGGCAGGCGGACTCGACGGCGTGGTCGCGGCGCAGACCGCGCTGTCGCACGTCGATGGTCAGGCCGGCCAGCTCATCATCGGTGGCTACTCGGTCGAGGAGCTGGCCGGCCATGCCTCGTTCGAGGAGGCCGCGCACCTGCTGTGGCGCGGCCACCTGCCGAATCCCGCCGAGCTCGCGACGCTGAATCGCGAGCTGACGACACTGCGCGAGTTGCCGGCGATTGCGTTGTCGGTGTTGCGTTCGGCCGTCGCGGCGCCCCCGATCGACGCGCTGCGGATGGCGGTCGCGACGCTGTCGCTCGACGTCGTGGATCCGAACGACATTTCACCCGCGGCCGATTACGCGCAGGCCAAGATGCTCGCGGCGCGCTGTCCGACCCTGGTGGCCGCCCACCTGCGGATGGCGGCGGGGAAGGAGCCGATCCGGCCACGCGAGGATCTGGGGCTGGCGGCGAACTTCCTGTACATGGTGCACGGGCGGGAGCCGGACGCGATCGCAGCGCGCGCACTCGACACCTACTGGGCGACGGTCATGGACCACGGCATGAACGCCTCGACGTTCACCGCACGCGTGATCGCGAGCACGCGCTCCGACATGACCAGTGCGGTGACCGGTGCGATCGGGGCGCTGAAGGGCCCTCTGCACGGCGGCGCGCCCGGGCCGGTCCTCGGCATGCTGGTCGAGATCGGCAGCGCCGAGAACGCGGAGCCGTGGCTCGAGAAGGAACTCGCGGAAGGCCGGCGTCTGATGGGATTCGGCCATCGCGTCTACAAGGTGCGAGACCCGCGCGCCGAGGTATTGAGCAAGGTCGCGGACGGCATGGCGGCCGCGAAGCTCGAGGACCGCAAGCTCTTCGACCTCGCAAGGCATGTCGAGCACACGGCACTGCGCGTGCTCGACCGGCACAAACCGGGCCGCAACCTGCGCACCAACGTCGAGTTCTACACCGCACTGGTGCTGCAGTCGCTCGGGCTGCCGCCGAACGCTTTCGTCGCGATGTTCGCGTGCGGCCGCGTGGCCGGCTGGTGTGCGCACGTGATCGAACAGCACGCGCTCGATCGGCTGATCCGCCCGCAGTCCGAGTACGTGGGCCCGCGCGGACTCACGATCCGGCGGTGA
- a CDS encoding citrate synthase has translation MSFEGKTIELPVVRGSEGEMGVVIETLRAQTGLITMDPGFGNTGSCRSAITFIDGEQGILRYRGYDIADLAANSTFLEVAWLLIHGELPTRSQLDEFDVEVSRHTLLHENFRRYFEAFPKDAHPMPVCAAAVAALATFYQDPETDKTLHETVVRLIAKMPTIAAYSYKHSIGQPSIYPQNRLDYCSNFLNMMFATPAEPYEVDPVFARALDLLLILHADHEQNCSTSTVRVVGSSRANLFASISAGISALWGPLHGGANQQVIEMLERIEAEGGDAQSFVDKAKDKKDNSRLMGFGHRVYKNYDPRAAILKQSCAEVLKKLGIQSRQLEIAMKLEEIALRDDYFVSHKLYPNVDFYSGIIYKALGIPVNAYTVMFAIGRLPGWIAQWLEMRRDPETRIARPRQIYTGATLRPYTPMERRG, from the coding sequence CTGTCATTCGAGGGCAAGACGATCGAGCTTCCGGTGGTCCGGGGCTCCGAAGGCGAGATGGGCGTCGTGATCGAGACGCTGCGCGCGCAGACCGGCCTCATCACCATGGATCCGGGCTTCGGAAACACCGGATCGTGTCGCAGCGCCATCACGTTCATCGACGGCGAGCAGGGCATCCTGCGCTACCGCGGATACGACATCGCGGACCTTGCGGCGAACAGCACCTTCCTCGAAGTCGCGTGGTTGCTGATCCACGGCGAACTGCCGACCCGCTCGCAGCTCGACGAGTTCGACGTCGAGGTCTCGCGCCACACGTTGCTGCACGAGAACTTCCGCCGCTACTTCGAGGCGTTCCCGAAGGATGCGCATCCGATGCCGGTGTGCGCCGCTGCGGTCGCCGCGCTGGCGACGTTCTACCAGGATCCCGAGACCGACAAGACGCTGCACGAGACGGTGGTGCGACTGATCGCCAAGATGCCGACCATCGCCGCCTACTCGTACAAGCACTCGATCGGTCAGCCCTCGATCTATCCGCAGAACCGGCTCGACTACTGTTCGAACTTCCTCAACATGATGTTCGCAACCCCGGCCGAACCGTACGAAGTCGATCCGGTGTTCGCGCGAGCGCTCGATCTGCTGCTGATCCTGCACGCCGATCACGAGCAGAACTGCTCGACCAGTACGGTGCGGGTGGTCGGCAGTTCGCGCGCCAATCTGTTCGCGAGCATCTCGGCGGGTATCAGCGCGCTGTGGGGACCGCTGCACGGCGGCGCGAACCAGCAGGTCATCGAGATGCTGGAACGCATCGAAGCCGAGGGCGGTGACGCTCAGTCGTTCGTGGACAAGGCGAAGGACAAGAAGGACAACAGCCGCCTGATGGGCTTCGGGCATCGCGTCTACAAGAATTACGACCCACGTGCCGCGATCCTCAAGCAGTCGTGCGCCGAGGTGCTCAAGAAGCTCGGCATCCAGAGCCGCCAGCTCGAGATCGCGATGAAGCTCGAAGAGATCGCGCTGCGCGACGACTACTTCGTGAGCCACAAGCTCTACCCGAACGTCGACTTCTACTCGGGCATCATCTACAAGGCGCTCGGAATTCCGGTCAACGCTTACACCGTGATGTTCGCGATCGGGCGGCTGCCGGGCTGGATCGCGCAGTGGCTCGAGATGCGTCGCGATCCGGAGACGCGCATCGCGCGGCCGCGCCAGATCTACACCGGCGCGACGCTGCGGCCCTATACACCGATGGAGCGCCGCGGATGA
- a CDS encoding CoA transferase, which yields MSTSPVATPLPLEGVTVLDLSRVLAGPYATQMLGDLGADVWKLERPGSGDETRGWGPPFIGETSAYFLSVNRNKRSAAIDFEDAAQLAAVRNAARAADIVVENFLPGALVRFGLDAATLRREHPELIVCSITGYGQDGPWAMLPGYDAVLQGFVGLQSITGEADGPPLKVGVAVIDVMTGVHAAAAMLAAYIGRLRHGAGAHLDLSLVDVGIASLVNVAQAALSTGKPARRYGNAHPQIVPYQTFEASDGALVVAVGNDEQWQRLCAAIGAPELGARIDWTTNAGRVLDRAEVIALIGSRLRGATCAEWMARFGAARVPAGPVREVADVVAEPELRRRGLVTEGVSGQGFNTALFNLPWKSDGSRPPLKFPPPALGQHTAEFMARFGSAGARAVSCPS from the coding sequence ATGAGCACGTCTCCTGTCGCCACACCGCTGCCGCTCGAGGGCGTCACGGTGCTCGACCTGTCGCGAGTGCTCGCGGGGCCCTACGCCACGCAGATGCTCGGCGATCTGGGAGCCGACGTGTGGAAGCTCGAACGGCCCGGCAGTGGCGATGAGACGCGCGGCTGGGGGCCGCCGTTCATCGGTGAGACCTCGGCGTATTTTCTGTCGGTCAACCGCAACAAGCGCAGTGCCGCGATCGATTTCGAGGACGCCGCGCAGCTCGCCGCAGTGCGCAACGCTGCGCGCGCCGCCGACATCGTGGTCGAGAACTTCCTGCCGGGCGCGCTGGTTCGATTCGGCCTCGATGCCGCAACGCTGCGCCGCGAGCATCCGGAGCTGATCGTGTGCTCGATCACCGGCTACGGTCAGGACGGACCGTGGGCCATGCTGCCGGGTTACGACGCGGTGCTGCAGGGATTCGTCGGCTTGCAGAGCATCACCGGCGAGGCCGACGGGCCACCGCTCAAGGTCGGAGTCGCGGTCATCGATGTCATGACCGGCGTGCACGCGGCGGCCGCGATGCTCGCGGCCTACATCGGCCGACTGCGGCACGGAGCGGGAGCCCATCTCGATCTGTCGCTAGTCGACGTCGGGATCGCCTCGCTCGTCAACGTGGCGCAGGCGGCCCTCTCGACCGGCAAGCCGGCGCGGCGTTACGGCAACGCGCATCCGCAGATCGTGCCGTATCAGACCTTCGAGGCATCCGACGGTGCGCTGGTGGTGGCGGTCGGCAACGACGAGCAGTGGCAGAGGCTGTGTGCCGCGATCGGCGCTCCGGAGCTGGGTGCTCGAATCGATTGGACGACGAATGCCGGTCGCGTGCTCGACCGCGCCGAGGTGATCGCGTTGATCGGCTCGCGGCTGCGAGGCGCCACCTGCGCGGAGTGGATGGCGCGGTTCGGCGCGGCGCGAGTGCCGGCCGGCCCGGTTCGGGAGGTCGCGGACGTCGTCGCGGAGCCGGAGCTGAGACGCCGGGGGCTCGTCACCGAAGGTGTGTCCGGGCAGGGATTTAACACCGCACTCTTCAACCTGCCCTGGAAGTCGGATGGAAGTCGGCCGCCGCTCAAATTCCCACCGCCGGCACTCGGCCAGCACACGGCCGAGTTCATGGCGCGATTCGGCTCCGCCGGGGCGCGCGCAGTCTCGTGCCCTTCCTGA